GAATTTAAATTTGTTTTTAGCTTCATCAAAAAATGCTTTTATTGCTTCTTCTCTAACATATTTTTCTTCTAATATTTCATATAAGACTTGGCAACTTAAATCAAGAGCTTGATAAGTTCCTCTTTCCCATTTATTATTTGATTCATGAGGGGGTTTTTTTGCAATATTTTCTACTGTAATTACCAAATCGTCGATATCTTTATTCCAAGATAGTTCTATGCATCCAGGGCTTCCAATTTCATGATTGTCAGCTAATATATTTTGATATTGAATAATTTTTTTTGAGTGGTCTAATCGAAAGAAGTATTCGGGTAGTATGCTTTTATTGTAGTGCTTTAAAGCATTAATCAGTAATATTAATTGTATTTGCACTAATTTAACTATTAAGCGCGAATTATCATGGATTAATAGGTCACCCGTAATATTAAAAGAGTAATTCCAAAGCCAGTCAATTTGTTTTCTATTTATTTCTAATGTATTTTCGATAAATGATGTTGTAAATATATCTCTTAATAAATAAATTTTCCATGCTAAGCTCTTAAATTCTTCTTTTTCTATTTTTTTAATTTCCTCTTCCGCAAAATTTGAAGGGGATTGGATTATTCCATATAAGATAGCTGTTAGTGCCAATTGCGCATAAATTTCTTTGTTTGATTTTATAGAATTAAAAACTGGTTTATATGCCTTAATTACCTCATGACCAAGCATCTCCTCCATAGCTAGAAACCCCATTTTTTTTCCTTTTTTGCCGGCTGCAAAAAAGCTTTTTTCAATCATCCTTGCAAGGCTTAGCTGCAACTGATTAGAGTTACTAGGGTTTGTCTTTACCCAGAATGCCGTACTATAATCAAGAAAAGGATTAAACATCTCGGCTTTATCTATTTCGTTTCCTGCAATTTCAATCACTTTCCCTGATGTGCTCAAGATGCGACATATCTGATTTTTTATTGCGATAATAAGATTGTGTTCATCAATATTAAAAGAATTTTCAATTTCCTTATGGATATCAATTAATAAATAGTTAAATAAAATCTTTGCAAAGCTTTGAACAATAGCAATTGCCTCTGATGAAATCACCCAATCCGCTTCAATTATCGTCACAGCAAACGCCGCGGATCCTTCTTTAGAAAATGCAGCGGGAGCCGACATTGGAATAAATAATACTTCATCAAACACGTTTTCAAACAAGACCAGTTCGGCAATAAGTAACCTGGGTGGATAGCCTTCAGAGTTTTCAGCATCTTTGAATTGAATCGATTTTACCCTTTTGTCTCTGGCCCAATCATCAATAAATTCTACAGAACTGAAATCCATGGCTATGTTTGCTAAAGAATAAGTTACAGGAAAACTGTTTTTTTCGTTTTCTAATTCTTCTCGCAGCTTGCTTAAAAAAAAATCTTTATATTTCTCGTCAATATTCGGTTGTAAATCTTTTTTTATTTCTTCTTGAAAAGCATCCTCTGTTTCTCTTTTCATTTCTTTTAAGCCATTCATTAACACATTTCGTTCTTTTCCAACAAAACCAATATTGATTTTAGACTTAATCTCTAGTAAGAAGTCTTGATAATTAATATTTTTAATTTTATTTTTTTTTCTTTCTACTAGATCATTAATTTGACTTGGAAACCAAAAATATCGTACTTTTTGGGACTTATCTCCAGCCTTGACATCTCGAATCAGGATAAGTATCTGAGGAATAATATTTTCAGAAATAGTCAGATTTTTCTGACCATTCTGTCCATATGCTTGAACGACCATCGCCTGGCTTGATATATCGTGCCACATGGCACATAAAATACAAGCGATTTGATTGTTTTGGCCAATTACTTCATCAGCGTTATTATCAGTTTGATTTTGGCATTTTTTTATTAAATTACAAACAGAACATTTTTCTATATCAGAGATGTTTGATGCAAGGGCATGTTCTCCCAGCTTTTTGATAAAATTCAATATTTCTTCATGATCACTTTTTTCTAGGCCAGTTGTTGATTTACATAAAAGTCCTATTCGAATCCCATATTGACCTCTAGGGCTCTGAACATCTACAATGCCAATGTCAGTTGCTACAGCAATACGTGAAGGGATGTTTGGATTCTCATTATTGGCATCAATGCTATACCATCCCTCTTTGACTTTATGCCATCCTTCTTGTTCCTCAGGAATTACTTTCTTTAGATAATTATTGACTGACTCGTATAGGTCTTTTGGAACGACCCCTCCAATGGAATCTCCATTTATGAATTCTATGAATTTTTCATTTCCTTGAATTTCAGATTTGCTGCTGCTTTTTCTGAACCATGGCAGGACAACGTTATTGCCTATTTCATAGGCATCTATAACTTTTTCCTTTTTCTTCTTAAGATATAAAAAGCACAAACAGATTTGGACAATTTTGTCATTGGACAAATCAAAGGATGCGGCGTTTAGACTATTCATCAAGCATTTTATACGATCAACCACATCACCGGGAGCCTGCAGAAGCTCATGTTTTATGCTCTCATATAATCCGCTGATGTTTTTTGTCATTCAATTCTCTCCAGAAGAAAACATATCGGGCAAGCCAAATATTTCCCGCATCACTCGGGCTATTCTTTCATGCAGAGATCCTCCATCGGAGATATTCGTTCCGTCCTTTCTCAACTCATGATAATTTTTACCGCGATGCATAAATATTATTGTATCTGCGATTTCTGCCGCAAGATAGGGATTGTGGGTTACCAACAGAATCGTTGCCCCTTCAGAATGCAGCTTGTTTATAAGCTCAATGCATTTCCTTTCGTTGCTGTTATCAAGAGAAGCCGTGGGCTCATCCAATAAAAGTAACAATCCGAATGTGTCATCGCTTGACGGGGGAATCGCACTAGCAAGAATCGACACGGCTTGCCGCATGCCTCCCGACAGTTTATCAAGGCTGCTTTCCAAGAAAGGAATCAGATCGTCCCGACCATAGTATTCAAGAAATTCAATAAACTTCTTTAAACGATATTTGTTGACACCAAGATGAAATGGCCTAGCGTGACATCCCTGAATTTCCGCAAGCATGAAATGCTCGGCAATCGACAATTGGGAGAAAGTACGATGGCCTGGATCTTGTGAAATATGGGCAATGCGGTAAGGTGAGACCGTATCCTCGTCATCCCGACTTATCCCTGCGATTTCGCCTGAATCAAGTTTTATAGAACGGTCAATAGCTCTCAAGAGGGTGGTTTTCCCGGAACCGTTAGGCCCCATCAAGGCGATAACTCCATTGGCAGGAACGGATAATGAGAATCCATCAAGAGCATGGACAAGACGGCCATCGCCCATCGAAAAGATCTTCCCGGCATTTCTAATCTCTAAAGAAGGACCTACCATTTGAATGCAATCTCCCTTTTGCTAGACCCAAGTGCGATGATGACGACCAACAGAAACCCCGATAGAAACCGCAGCGAAATGGGAGGAGCGCCGAGCGCCATTATTCCCGACATTAATACCTGATAAACGATCGTACCGGAAAGAGATGCGGATATGATCATGATCGGTTTGTTCAAAGATATTCGAAACCTGGAAAAAAGTTCAAGTCCCAGCATCACCGCCACTAAAGAGGAAACTAGGATACCGATTCCCATATTCACATCGGCGAAGCCTTGGAATTGGGATCCCAGCGATCCGGATAATGCCGCAAGCCCATTGGCAAAAGCCACTCCTGCAATTTTATAACCACCTGTAGTTCGACCGTAGAATCGCATGCCAGATTCATTCATTCCAATGCCGCGCAAGACAACCCCGAACTCAGAGTTCAAGAGCCGATTTGACACGCTGTAAAAAATAAGCACGACAGCCGCCGCCGTAATTATCGTCGCAGGATGAAGAAAGTATCGCGAAGGGACAGAAAGAAAAGAATTGAACCAAAGGTCAGCCTTTTCCGATAACGAAAAGAAATTGGGTTTGTCCAGCATTGAAACAGAAGCGCGGCCGCTCATAACTAAAAGACTTCCTGAATAGAGCATGGCAGCAACACTGATGCCGCTCAGCAACTTGCTCATTCCGAGCTTCACATGAAGAGAACCCGTTAACAAGCCGGCCAATGAACCGGCAAAGAACACGATCACAAGCGATATCACAGGATTCCAACCGACATCAACAAGCAGAACCGCACCGAGGGCGGCGCCGAAAGGAAAGCTCCCTTCAATGGTTAGGTCCGGGAAATTCAGGGACAGCAGAGTAATGATCACACTCAATGCAAGCAAGGAGTGGATCATCCCCTGGACAAGCCCCGTGTCCAAAGTCTGAGCGGCTGCCATAAGATGGGGAAAAAACATCTTATAACCGATATCGAAAAATCACTGCTGCGTATAAACGATTTCCGCCGATCTTAACAATTCCTCATTCAACACAACTCCCATTCTTTGGGCCGCATCCGGATTCAAGATCAAACGGGATCCTTTAAATGTAACAATCGGAATTTCACCTGGTTTCTCGCCTTTAAGTATTCTTATAACAAGATCCGCAGTCGATCGGCCCAGCTCGGAGTAGTTGACTGAATATGTTCCCAAGCCTCCTTGTTCGACAGTTGCGCTTTCCCCTACAATAACCGGGATTTTCCGTTCATGAGAAATTTTCAA
This genomic window from Acidobacteriota bacterium contains:
- a CDS encoding ATP-binding cassette domain-containing protein, whose amino-acid sequence is MVGPSLEIRNAGKIFSMGDGRLVHALDGFSLSVPANGVIALMGPNGSGKTTLLRAIDRSIKLDSGEIAGISRDDEDTVSPYRIAHISQDPGHRTFSQLSIAEHFMLAEIQGCHARPFHLGVNKYRLKKFIEFLEYYGRDDLIPFLESSLDKLSGGMRQAVSILASAIPPSSDDTFGLLLLLDEPTASLDNSNERKCIELINKLHSEGATILLVTHNPYLAAEIADTIIFMHRGKNYHELRKDGTNISDGGSLHERIARVMREIFGLPDMFSSGEN